A single Triticum dicoccoides isolate Atlit2015 ecotype Zavitan chromosome 2A, WEW_v2.0, whole genome shotgun sequence DNA region contains:
- the LOC119354843 gene encoding uncharacterized protein LOC119354843 isoform X3, with translation MAGAVPDPRGYALELHRPRLHRLQPPVRAGALHNLAIWSSSPPWPPSFVVGFVASGPPSASPTAPSSSRGSKSLLDGEAIQTLVCTATESSIGDVGDTEETIQVDVNSTCNGVAMSLANSEHSTSKDNPQAPGWTKSAEPWRL, from the exons ATGGCCGGAGCCGTCCCTGACCCGCGAGGATATGCTCTAGAGCTCCATCGGCCTCGTCTGCATCGCCTACAACCTCCGGTTCGAGCTGGAGCCCTCCACAACCTCGCCATCTGGTCGTcttccccgccatggccgccgtcgtTCGTCGTCGGATTTGTCGCCTCCGGTCCACCTTCGGCCTCGCCGACCGCGCCATCGAGCTcgcg CGGCAGTAAATCATTACTGGATGGCGAAGCAATTCAAACTTTGGTGTGCacagccactgaatccagcattggtGATGTGGGCGATACAGAAGAGACAATACAAGTAGATGTCAACAGCACTTGCAATGGAGTGGCCATGTCCCTGGCAAACTCAGAACATTCAACAAGCAAAGATAACCCGCAAGCACCTGGCTGGACAAAGAG TGCAGAGCCATGGAGGTTGTAG
- the LOC119354843 gene encoding uncharacterized protein LOC119354843 isoform X1 translates to MAGAVPDPRGYALELHRPRLHRLQPPVRAGALHNLAIWSSSPPWPPSFVVGFVASGPPSASPTAPSSSRGSKSLLDGEAIQTLVCTATESSIGDVGDTEETIQVDVNSTCNGVAMSLANSEHSTSKDNPQAPGWTKRAMEVVAIDKVMPNTRHRWCKWHGLKKAKESHGSNCTKRSKFRTDFHKIIHHVLTADVFETGWN, encoded by the exons ATGGCCGGAGCCGTCCCTGACCCGCGAGGATATGCTCTAGAGCTCCATCGGCCTCGTCTGCATCGCCTACAACCTCCGGTTCGAGCTGGAGCCCTCCACAACCTCGCCATCTGGTCGTcttccccgccatggccgccgtcgtTCGTCGTCGGATTTGTCGCCTCCGGTCCACCTTCGGCCTCGCCGACCGCGCCATCGAGCTcgcg CGGCAGTAAATCATTACTGGATGGCGAAGCAATTCAAACTTTGGTGTGCacagccactgaatccagcattggtGATGTGGGCGATACAGAAGAGACAATACAAGTAGATGTCAACAGCACTTGCAATGGAGTGGCCATGTCCCTGGCAAACTCAGAACATTCAACAAGCAAAGATAACCCGCAAGCACCTGGCTGGACAAAGAG AGCCATGGAGGTTGTAGCAATAGATAAGGTGATGCCAAATACCAGACATCGCTGGTGCAAGTGGCATGGCCTGAAGAAGGCAAAAGAATCTCATGGCTCAAATTGCACAAAGAGAAGCAAGTTTAGAACGGACTTCCACAAGATAATACACCACGTGCTGACAGCTGATGTGTTTGAGACTGGATGGAATTGA
- the LOC119354843 gene encoding uncharacterized protein LOC119354843 isoform X2 has protein sequence MAMRRSKLSAMAMAETADDGFQFLSDPTDSGSKSLLDGEAIQTLVCTATESSIGDVGDTEETIQVDVNSTCNGVAMSLANSEHSTSKDNPQAPGWTKRAMEVVAIDKVMPNTRHRWCKWHGLKKAKESHGSNCTKRSKFRTDFHKIIHHVLTADVFETGWN, from the exons ATGGCGATGCGGCGCTCGAAGCTCAGCGCTATGGCGATGGCGGAGACGGCAGACGACGGATTTCAGTTCCTATCAGATCCAACCGACAG CGGCAGTAAATCATTACTGGATGGCGAAGCAATTCAAACTTTGGTGTGCacagccactgaatccagcattggtGATGTGGGCGATACAGAAGAGACAATACAAGTAGATGTCAACAGCACTTGCAATGGAGTGGCCATGTCCCTGGCAAACTCAGAACATTCAACAAGCAAAGATAACCCGCAAGCACCTGGCTGGACAAAGAG AGCCATGGAGGTTGTAGCAATAGATAAGGTGATGCCAAATACCAGACATCGCTGGTGCAAGTGGCATGGCCTGAAGAAGGCAAAAGAATCTCATGGCTCAAATTGCACAAAGAGAAGCAAGTTTAGAACGGACTTCCACAAGATAATACACCACGTGCTGACAGCTGATGTGTTTGAGACTGGATGGAATTGA